In Scylla paramamosain isolate STU-SP2022 chromosome 1, ASM3559412v1, whole genome shotgun sequence, one DNA window encodes the following:
- the LOC135102162 gene encoding uncharacterized protein LOC135102162, whose amino-acid sequence MAARRVEMFLLSRSVHDLYTLTKEELCSVAERFQVELKSKKKEEMQAELKNALVERSWFENDGGESEDNGEESVGEGWARHAYVNLSDQEAIDYEVVKEAVLGPIRPCPEVYRERFRRTTKRPGDTYLGMAREVILKLDRWLKAEEATTLEEVKGVIQMEQFMSQMPLSVRCELASHDVKDVMEAGRRADKYCAVRGLNGDEHHGGRKPFSNRNDGHQRYMNDRQMSSTSVHRSNQPRPNNYSFPHTYTMPPPADHNMRSTPYRSRPRSTTYYQKDSGDEGAVKCLGCGSSGHRKFQCPKGRPKPVGAVAAQRDLIKYVENMTAQIQEESQRDEGFEHFTSEGTVKVEGSPQKVIRILRDTGANQSLILSSVLPWNEETSTGREVSCKSAGGKFSIPLHKVWLDCGYVTGEVTAGVKETLPVHGVDMLVGNDLAGGRVIPKLKIKQSSGRNDRGHHSGSSPSLSKWGGGSA is encoded by the exons ATGGCCGCTAGACGTGTTGAGATGTTCCTTCTGTCGAGAAGTGTGCATGATTTGTACACACTAACCAAGGAGGAATTGTGTTCAGTGGCTGAGAGGTTTCAAGTGgagttgaaatccaagaaaaaggaggaaatgcaggcggagttgaaaaatgctcttgtggagaggagctggtttgaaaatgatggtggtgaaagtgaggataaTGGTGAGGAGAGTGTAGGGGAAG GATGGGCCAGGCATGCATATGTGAATTTGAGTGATCAAGAGGCGATTGATTATGAAGTGGTAAAGGAAGCGGTGTTGGGACCAATCCGTCCGTGTCCGGAAGTGTACCGGGAAAGGTTCCGCAGGACGACAAAACGCCCAGGTGATACTTATCTCGGGATGGCTCGAGAGGTTATCCTTAAACTGGACCGGTGGCTGAAGGCCGAGGAAGCCACTACGCTTGAAGAGGTAAAAGGAGTTATACAGATGGAACAATTTATGAGCCAAATGCCCCTCAGTGTAAGATGTGAGCTCGCATCACACGACGTGAAAGACGTGATGGAAGCCGGACGCAGAGCTGACAAGTACTGTGCGGTCCGTGGGCTGAACGGAGATGAACACCATGGAGGGAGAAAGCCATTCTCCAACAGAAATGATGGTCATCAGAGATATATGAATGACCGTCAGATGAGCTCGACATCAGTCCACAGATCAAACCAGCCCCGCCCTAACAACTATagttttccccacacttacaccaTGCCCCCGCCAGCCGACCACAACATGAGGTCTACGCCCTATAGGAGTAGGCCCAGGAGCACTACCTATTACCAGAAggatagtggtgatgaaggtgcagTTAAGTGCCTTGGATGTGGAAGTAGCGGACATAGGAAGTTCCAGTGTCCGAAGGGACGGCCGAAGCCAGTGGGAGCAGTTGCCGCCCAAAGAGACCTGATAAAGTATGTGGAGAATATGACTGCTCAGATACAAGAGGAGTCACAGAGGGATGAAGGCTTTGAGCACTTCACCAGTGAAGGCAcggtgaaagtggagggaagtccTCAGAAGGTGATCAGAATCCTTCGAGATACAGGGGCTAATCAGAGTCTGATCTTAAGTAGTGTACTCCCATGGAATGAGGAGACCAGCACTGGCAGAGAGGTCTCGTGCAAGAGCGCAGGAGGCAAGTTTAGTATTCCCTTGCACAAAGTTTGGCTGGACTGTGGATACGTCACTGGAGAGGTGACGGcgggagtgaaggagacactGCCTGTACATGGAGTGGATATGTTGGTCGGGAATGACCTGGCTGGAGGTCGAGTCATTCCTAAACTTAAGATTAAACAGTCCTCTGGCAGGAATGACAGAGGCCACCACTCTGGCAGCAGTCCCTCACTCAGCAAATGGGGAGGTGGAAGTGCCtga